One window of Cohnella hashimotonis genomic DNA carries:
- a CDS encoding family 78 glycoside hydrolase catalytic domain — translation MRLKADPFLIENTQRSGTIDFGITDLRIEYRRNPIGIGVRVPRCSWKLIGTGRGIRQGGYRIQVSENDPYFSNPIWDSGEVNSDRSVHIAYGGSPLASRQVYHLRVRAWDAKGRESDWQTAFFETGILEYREWTAQWITLDPGKHDRAGEALPLFRKTFETKSPLRSARIYATALGLYELELNGNRLNDQLFAPGWTSYHKRLQTQTYDVTAYIRMGDNAIGITVADGWYKGRIGGHPRDFYGNRRAALLELHLAYEDGSMQTVVTDGSWRAETGPIVMASLYDGESYDARLEKDGWSMPAYDDRYWLPVETMKRGNHMLLPQENVPTAVVKELQPERVLRSPSGETILDFGQNLTGWVSYSVTGEAGRLIELTHAEVLDSNGNLYVDNLRSAKQMTRYICKGTGNERYEPRFSFQGFRYAKVSGYPGDVMPDYFTAHVISSDLEETGTFECSDPLVNQLQSNIVWGQRGNFLDVPTDCPQRDERLGYTGDAQVFVRTAAHNMNVAVFFTKWLRDLKADQLPSGGVPNTIPDTLPGWEMHSAAGWGDAAVICPWTMYACYGDLRLLEEQYDSMKAWVEFLRNSGEQAYLRNDGFQFGDWLALDAPAGSYTGATPKDFIATAFYAHSTNLLAKSARALGKREEAAKYEELFVNIRDCFNREFVTRTGRLSSPTQTAHVLALQFGLVEGPVRKKVEESFIRLIEESAYKLTSGFLGTPYICPTLSDIGRNDLAYRLALSRSYPSWLYSVEQGATTIWEHWDGRKADGSFWSADMNSFNHYAFGAIGEWFYRYVAGIDTVEVKPGFKYIRIKPLPNEGLNYAKATYQSMYGEIVSGWRLQNGEMNVEVKIPPNTTATLELPNALQDRVTEHGVRLGEAEGVRIVALHDNRVTLELESGTYRFQYEWRTSSEVKN, via the coding sequence GTGCGGTTAAAGGCTGATCCCTTCCTAATCGAGAATACTCAAAGGTCCGGAACGATCGATTTCGGCATTACGGATCTACGCATCGAATACAGGAGAAATCCGATCGGCATCGGCGTGCGCGTTCCCCGGTGCAGTTGGAAACTTATCGGAACAGGAAGGGGAATCCGTCAAGGCGGTTACCGGATTCAAGTCTCCGAGAACGATCCGTATTTCAGCAATCCGATCTGGGATTCCGGCGAGGTGAACTCGGATCGGTCCGTGCACATCGCGTATGGGGGAAGTCCGCTTGCGTCTCGTCAAGTCTACCACTTACGAGTGCGTGCTTGGGACGCTAAAGGCCGGGAAAGCGACTGGCAGACCGCCTTCTTCGAGACGGGGATATTGGAATACAGAGAGTGGACCGCACAATGGATCACGCTCGATCCAGGGAAGCATGATCGTGCCGGGGAAGCTTTGCCCCTTTTCCGCAAAACTTTCGAAACGAAATCTCCCTTACGCTCCGCCCGAATTTATGCGACTGCTCTCGGACTGTACGAACTGGAGCTTAACGGCAATCGTTTAAACGATCAACTGTTCGCGCCGGGGTGGACAAGTTACCACAAACGGCTTCAAACGCAAACCTACGATGTGACGGCGTATATCCGTATGGGCGATAATGCGATCGGAATAACCGTTGCGGACGGTTGGTACAAAGGCAGAATCGGGGGCCATCCCCGAGATTTTTACGGCAATCGCCGAGCAGCGCTGCTTGAACTTCATCTCGCCTACGAAGACGGCAGTATGCAAACCGTCGTAACGGACGGTTCCTGGCGGGCGGAGACCGGTCCGATCGTCATGGCTTCCCTGTATGACGGAGAAAGCTATGACGCCAGGCTCGAGAAGGACGGCTGGAGTATGCCGGCGTACGACGATCGATATTGGCTGCCCGTCGAAACGATGAAACGCGGCAACCATATGCTGCTTCCGCAAGAAAACGTACCGACGGCAGTCGTAAAAGAGCTTCAACCCGAGCGGGTCTTGCGATCGCCGAGCGGAGAGACGATCTTGGATTTCGGCCAGAATCTGACCGGATGGGTTTCTTACTCGGTGACGGGGGAAGCGGGTAGGCTTATTGAACTGACTCATGCCGAAGTATTGGATTCGAACGGCAACCTATACGTCGATAATTTACGTTCAGCCAAGCAGATGACCCGTTATATATGCAAAGGGACGGGGAACGAACGATATGAGCCGAGGTTTTCGTTCCAGGGTTTTCGCTATGCGAAGGTGAGCGGATATCCGGGTGACGTGATGCCCGATTATTTTACTGCGCACGTCATTAGCTCCGACCTGGAAGAGACGGGCACATTCGAATGCTCGGATCCGCTGGTCAATCAATTGCAAAGCAACATCGTCTGGGGACAGCGCGGGAACTTTCTGGACGTACCGACGGATTGCCCGCAGCGCGACGAAAGATTGGGATACACGGGCGACGCGCAGGTTTTCGTCCGGACGGCGGCCCATAACATGAACGTAGCCGTTTTCTTTACCAAATGGTTAAGAGATTTGAAGGCGGATCAATTGCCGAGTGGCGGCGTACCCAACACGATTCCGGACACTTTGCCGGGTTGGGAGATGCATTCGGCGGCAGGATGGGGGGATGCGGCGGTCATCTGCCCATGGACGATGTATGCGTGCTACGGGGATCTGCGGTTGTTGGAAGAACAATACGACAGCATGAAAGCATGGGTTGAGTTCTTGAGAAATTCGGGGGAACAGGCGTATCTTCGAAACGACGGTTTTCAGTTCGGGGATTGGCTGGCACTCGATGCTCCCGCGGGGAGCTATACGGGCGCGACGCCGAAAGACTTTATCGCAACCGCGTTTTACGCACATTCTACGAATTTGCTCGCCAAATCCGCGCGGGCGTTAGGCAAAAGAGAGGAAGCGGCAAAGTACGAGGAGCTGTTCGTGAACATTCGAGACTGCTTCAATAGAGAGTTCGTTACGCGCACGGGAAGACTATCGTCCCCGACGCAAACAGCTCACGTATTAGCGCTTCAATTCGGATTAGTCGAAGGTCCGGTTCGCAAGAAAGTGGAGGAAAGCTTCATTCGGCTCATCGAGGAATCGGCGTATAAGCTGACTAGCGGATTTCTTGGGACCCCTTATATTTGCCCTACGCTGTCTGACATCGGCAGAAATGATTTGGCCTATCGGTTGGCGTTATCCCGCAGCTATCCGTCTTGGCTGTATTCCGTCGAACAAGGGGCTACGACCATCTGGGAGCATTGGGATGGCAGAAAAGCGGACGGTTCGTTCTGGAGCGCGGATATGAATTCCTTCAATCATTATGCATTCGGCGCGATCGGAGAGTGGTTTTATCGCTACGTGGCGGGTATAGACACCGTTGAAGTCAAACCAGGGTTTAAGTACATTCGGATCAAGCCGCTTCCGAACGAAGGGCTTAATTACGCCAAAGCGACATACCAATCCATGTACGGCGAGATCGTGTCCGGTTGGAGGCTGCAGAACGGGGAGATGAACGTTGAAGTGAAGATTCCGCCGAATACGACGGCTACGCTGGAATTGCCGAACGCGTTGCAGGATCGGGTGACGGAGCACGGCGTACGACTAGGCG
- a CDS encoding carbohydrate ABC transporter permease: MIALLFLYPIFYLILTSFKSPDQLYQPLAMPDSFYWGHYKKAIEKVNVLRGFFNTFAISAGAIGLMVFVSSMAGYVIARIPRKFFQFLFYFFISGMVIPLQTGMIPIFKMGVALHLIDTRTFMILLYAAGALPMATFMYAGFTKSVPREIEESAAIDGYGKFRAFWMIIFPLLLPATGTLIMLNIYGIWNDLFGPLLYLKNPAKMTLMAQVVQFKANTQSIDYGPIFALCVMATLPLIVLFFFTQKYMMKGLVAGAVKG; this comes from the coding sequence TTGATCGCATTGCTGTTTTTGTATCCGATATTTTATCTCATACTGACCAGTTTTAAATCTCCCGATCAACTGTATCAGCCGTTGGCTATGCCAGATTCATTCTATTGGGGCCATTACAAGAAAGCCATCGAAAAGGTGAACGTTTTGCGCGGTTTTTTCAATACGTTCGCTATTAGTGCCGGAGCGATCGGGCTGATGGTTTTTGTCTCTTCCATGGCGGGGTATGTCATTGCGCGCATTCCGCGCAAGTTCTTTCAGTTTCTCTTTTATTTCTTCATCTCAGGCATGGTAATTCCGCTGCAAACGGGCATGATTCCGATCTTCAAAATGGGAGTTGCCTTGCATCTGATCGATACGCGCACCTTCATGATCTTGTTGTACGCGGCGGGCGCGCTCCCTATGGCGACGTTCATGTACGCCGGATTTACGAAATCCGTCCCTAGGGAAATCGAAGAATCGGCTGCCATCGACGGGTATGGAAAGTTTCGCGCGTTCTGGATGATTATTTTTCCGCTCCTGCTTCCGGCGACGGGGACGCTCATCATGTTGAATATCTATGGAATCTGGAACGATCTTTTCGGTCCGCTGCTTTATTTGAAGAATCCCGCGAAAATGACGCTGATGGCACAAGTCGTCCAATTCAAAGCGAATACCCAATCGATCGATTACGGCCCGATATTCGCGCTGTGCGTCATGGCGACTTTGCCGCTGATCGTTCTGTTTTTCTTCACGCAAAAATATATGATGAAAGGACTCGTCGCCGGTGCGGTTAAAGGCTGA
- a CDS encoding carbohydrate ABC transporter permease codes for MLKASTREWWTGFWFILPATALFVAFVYYPFASSVYYSFTEWDSIRPAKFIGWDNYAFLLEDSKMLQAAKNTILITLFGIVVQNPLSLLLAILLNRSFRTKVLLRVAFYLPVVVSLVVTSIVWGQILQYDGLLNHLLERIGLLAWERDWLGDTRSVFPTIIALTQWQGLGYCAVIYLAGLQAIPQDLYEAAKMDGAKAVNRFVHVTLPMLMPATTVVVFLTIVGGLKMFDIPYIMTGGGPGSASYTLTLAIYNAAFRENTYGYAIAGGIVLMIFIMAVTLLQLRVMRRKEVEM; via the coding sequence ATGTTAAAAGCCAGTACCCGGGAGTGGTGGACCGGTTTTTGGTTCATCCTTCCGGCAACCGCGTTGTTCGTAGCGTTCGTCTATTATCCTTTTGCATCAAGCGTGTATTATTCGTTTACGGAATGGGATTCCATCCGTCCCGCCAAGTTTATAGGTTGGGACAACTACGCCTTTTTGCTCGAAGATTCCAAAATGCTTCAGGCGGCCAAGAACACGATCTTGATCACCCTCTTCGGAATCGTCGTTCAGAACCCCTTGTCCTTACTGCTGGCGATCTTGCTAAACCGTTCTTTCCGTACGAAAGTTTTGCTCAGAGTCGCCTTTTATTTGCCCGTCGTCGTAAGCCTTGTGGTTACCTCTATCGTATGGGGTCAAATTTTGCAATATGACGGCTTGCTTAATCACTTGCTGGAACGAATCGGTCTGCTTGCCTGGGAACGCGATTGGCTGGGAGACACGCGATCCGTATTCCCGACCATCATCGCCCTGACGCAATGGCAAGGGCTTGGGTATTGCGCGGTGATCTACTTGGCCGGTCTGCAAGCCATTCCCCAGGACTTGTATGAAGCTGCGAAAATGGACGGCGCCAAGGCGGTCAACCGGTTTGTGCACGTTACGCTTCCGATGCTCATGCCCGCGACAACGGTCGTCGTGTTCTTGACCATCGTCGGTGGCCTGAAAATGTTCGATATTCCCTATATCATGACGGGAGGCGGCCCCGGCTCGGCTTCCTACACCCTTACGCTTGCCATCTATAATGCCGCATTCCGGGAAAATACGTACGGCTATGCGATCGCGGGCGGGATCGTTCTGATGATCTTCATTATGGCCGTTACGCTTCTTCAATTGAGGGTCATGCGGCGCAAAGAGGTGGAGATGTGA
- a CDS encoding ABC transporter substrate-binding protein, with protein sequence MKRKRMLLASLTLVLATLISACGANKANDAQTSTAPDSAASEASASSSGSAGGTDDSFTIRIGAWFIDDRPFMQQFKANVEKAYKEKYPKASIQWDITLGDTYADKLKAELASDTAPDVFFHQGKTAAFGEVGYLADLSGETWASKLNPGAKSAYSYKDTVYALPMGIASSGIWYNKKIFADLGIEVPKSWAEMESAFAKIKAAGITPVAAGFKDAWTASMTFNLWMQPYGNESSPTFGKDLYEGKKRLDGPEVQAVMTHLQEMVEKGYLNKTALSIDWPQSAELFTSGKAAMIVQGPWMPGTAQENFQTKGHTAFDLGYFPFRTDKGYAKLSLGIDQSLSVNAKTKHLQPAKDLVGVIASPEVYGPFNVGSGTVPAIQGMQLDYPNAALNDLLKVVDETESGMGYEIYVPASAMTSLVETFTKVASGIKFDPKDLTEAQKKLEKDKGTVILPAE encoded by the coding sequence GTGAAAAGAAAAAGAATGCTTCTCGCATCGCTGACCCTCGTGCTGGCCACGCTGATCTCGGCATGCGGAGCAAACAAAGCAAACGATGCCCAAACTTCGACAGCACCGGACTCGGCCGCTTCCGAAGCAAGCGCAAGCTCATCCGGCTCGGCCGGCGGAACCGACGATTCCTTTACGATCCGGATCGGAGCCTGGTTCATCGACGATCGGCCTTTCATGCAACAATTCAAGGCAAACGTCGAGAAGGCTTACAAAGAAAAATATCCGAAAGCCTCCATTCAATGGGATATTACGCTTGGGGATACGTATGCGGATAAGCTGAAGGCAGAGCTGGCCTCGGATACGGCGCCGGACGTTTTTTTCCATCAGGGTAAAACCGCTGCGTTCGGAGAAGTCGGATATTTGGCGGATTTGTCAGGCGAGACGTGGGCGTCTAAGCTGAATCCGGGAGCGAAAAGCGCGTATTCGTACAAAGATACGGTATACGCGCTGCCTATGGGCATCGCATCGAGCGGGATCTGGTACAACAAGAAAATATTTGCCGACCTCGGGATCGAAGTACCGAAATCCTGGGCGGAGATGGAAAGCGCATTCGCGAAAATCAAAGCGGCGGGCATTACGCCGGTTGCCGCCGGATTTAAGGACGCTTGGACCGCAAGCATGACCTTTAACCTGTGGATGCAGCCCTATGGCAACGAGAGCAGCCCGACTTTCGGCAAAGATCTTTACGAAGGCAAGAAGAGACTGGACGGGCCGGAAGTTCAAGCGGTCATGACGCATCTGCAAGAAATGGTCGAGAAGGGCTACCTGAACAAGACGGCGCTTAGCATCGATTGGCCGCAATCCGCGGAGCTGTTCACCTCAGGGAAGGCGGCCATGATCGTTCAAGGCCCATGGATGCCTGGCACCGCGCAGGAGAATTTCCAAACGAAAGGCCATACCGCATTCGATCTCGGCTACTTCCCGTTCCGAACGGACAAGGGGTACGCCAAGCTGTCATTAGGCATTGACCAATCTCTTTCGGTGAACGCCAAAACCAAGCACCTGCAGCCAGCGAAAGACTTGGTCGGCGTCATCGCGAGCCCGGAAGTGTATGGACCGTTTAACGTAGGCAGCGGAACGGTACCGGCCATTCAAGGCATGCAGCTCGACTATCCGAACGCCGCGTTAAACGATTTATTGAAGGTTGTCGACGAGACGGAATCCGGCATGGGATATGAAATTTATGTGCCTGCTTCCGCGATGACGTCGCTCGTGGAAACGTTCACGAAAGTAGCCTCGGGCATCAAGTTCGATCCGAAGGATTTGACGGAAGCCCAGAAAAAGCTGGAGAAAGACAAAGGAACGGTCATTCTTCCTGCAGAGTAA
- a CDS encoding response regulator transcription factor, which translates to MKLFIVDDEKAVRDYIVSLPAWNRLGCKIVGQAADGWEAYETLSRTNADAPDVLITDIRMPYMDGIELTRQVLEDFPDMKVIFLTAHGEFEYAKQAVKLGAVDFITKPFHEDELVERVKWIRDHRLNRRRPEWVQQEEWIRTLLTPMTPDREKIGLLGELETMNQSAVFLSVEIDNAGILADTGKSFSNLAIREFIADVMTLHPHPYWSSLSQSGVYLVLFMPPAVPKEQSAHEAMEVARHILDAIQGSFGYSVSIGISDLLPSAAELPKGLEQAKSCLDYRMLIGRNSIVAYSALLSMREQKREQSEMNRSELTDLLRKGEEAPISDYLKNLNRTFMLEGISKTRIQEACMEMVETAGQALHSFGIQPSPEETIAVRKSVLSFTILSDLMIYMEQFLKKTATLVSSARQSASAHYIDAAMKFIESRYMEDITLQMLADELFVNYSYLSRLIKKETGRNFRDLLWEHRIGIAKEKLSTTNLKHYEVAYAVGFKDAAHFSQLFKKMTGKTPGEYKA; encoded by the coding sequence ATGAAGCTATTTATCGTAGATGATGAAAAAGCCGTCAGAGATTATATCGTCTCTCTCCCGGCCTGGAATCGTCTTGGCTGCAAGATCGTCGGACAAGCGGCCGACGGTTGGGAAGCCTACGAAACGTTAAGCAGAACGAACGCTGACGCGCCGGATGTGTTAATAACCGACATTCGAATGCCTTACATGGATGGCATCGAGTTGACTAGACAAGTCCTCGAAGACTTCCCCGATATGAAAGTGATCTTTCTGACCGCGCATGGCGAATTCGAATATGCCAAACAGGCCGTCAAGCTAGGGGCTGTAGATTTTATCACGAAACCGTTCCACGAAGACGAACTCGTAGAACGTGTGAAGTGGATCAGAGATCATCGGTTGAATCGTCGGAGACCGGAATGGGTTCAACAGGAAGAATGGATCCGGACGCTGTTGACCCCCATGACGCCGGACCGGGAAAAGATCGGTCTGCTCGGAGAGCTCGAAACGATGAATCAATCGGCCGTTTTCCTCTCCGTCGAAATTGACAATGCGGGTATTCTGGCCGATACGGGAAAATCGTTTTCAAACCTTGCCATACGCGAATTCATCGCCGACGTCATGACATTGCACCCGCATCCTTACTGGTCGTCCCTGTCGCAAAGCGGCGTTTATTTGGTTTTGTTCATGCCCCCGGCCGTTCCGAAGGAACAATCGGCGCACGAAGCGATGGAGGTTGCCCGGCACATTCTGGATGCGATCCAAGGGTCGTTCGGTTACAGCGTTTCGATCGGCATCAGCGATCTTTTGCCCTCCGCGGCAGAGCTTCCGAAAGGGCTTGAACAAGCCAAAAGCTGCTTGGATTACCGGATGCTGATTGGACGGAATTCGATCGTTGCTTACTCCGCCTTGCTCTCGATGCGGGAACAGAAGCGGGAGCAATCGGAGATGAACCGTTCCGAACTGACCGATCTGCTGCGCAAAGGAGAGGAAGCGCCAATCTCCGATTATTTAAAAAACCTGAATAGAACGTTCATGTTGGAAGGAATAAGCAAGACGCGCATTCAGGAGGCCTGTATGGAAATGGTGGAGACGGCGGGCCAAGCCCTGCATTCCTTCGGCATTCAACCAAGCCCGGAGGAGACGATCGCCGTTCGCAAAAGCGTTCTGTCCTTTACGATTCTTTCGGATTTGATGATATATATGGAACAATTTCTGAAGAAAACCGCAACGCTCGTAAGTTCTGCCAGACAAAGCGCTTCTGCTCATTACATCGATGCCGCCATGAAGTTCATTGAAAGCCGCTATATGGAGGACATCACGCTGCAAATGCTGGCGGACGAGCTTTTCGTTAATTATTCGTATTTAAGCAGGCTCATCAAGAAAGAAACGGGCCGTAATTTTAGGGATTTATTATGGGAGCATCGGATCGGCATCGCCAAGGAGAAGCTTTCAACGACCAACTTGAAGCACTATGAAGTGGCCTATGCGGTGGGGTTTAAGGACGCCGCCCATTTCAGCCAGCTGTTTAAGAAAATGACCGGGAAAACGCCCGGTGAATATAAGGCTTAA
- a CDS encoding sensor histidine kinase: MTSKRIIENNVDQSFKQTMAETSDKIDGVFKAFAREAAGIGDNRFVNVLLRNASAPDKYPLAPSERAALEERVQEMLQIELDDMGKNIGDLADSIHLFDVHGKQYYAGAGPDIQYYDAIVIMPFEKQGVPEWAFFVDHRRLICNLQLVDPEMGTVLGNLVVLLDPIKVNSLYDSYDTGSFFITSASNVVLSSDLQRSIGELLPSPATGDTITTERESKWTGFKYVSRIPVSEASAGIRRLAVFSVAVALASWIAVIVITYYVLRKITSPLATLSKLMRKAQKENYQLIENFGSHDEIAQLCHSFNRMILETKELIQKVYKAELEQKEAQLAAIRTYFNPHFLHNTLEYVSILAKSKENIERIPYVVKSLSSIIRFSISPGEAFVSLDVEMKFAKTYMQIHQYRFEDRFEYSIDLPEHLKRLEVPKLILQPIIENAFIHGIDHIRGVGRIDIRAYESQFNLAIEIEDNGGSAQTHPRVSKGMGSGLKGIESRIKLHFGDRYGIEKRQGERGMIVTLLLPILLNESTDFSSEKGIQAP, translated from the coding sequence GTGACATCGAAAAGAATTATTGAAAATAATGTCGACCAGTCTTTCAAGCAAACCATGGCCGAGACCTCGGATAAAATCGACGGCGTTTTTAAAGCATTCGCAAGGGAGGCTGCCGGCATCGGAGACAATCGGTTCGTCAACGTTCTCCTTCGCAACGCTTCGGCGCCGGACAAGTATCCGCTGGCGCCATCCGAACGAGCGGCGTTGGAGGAAAGGGTGCAAGAAATGCTGCAAATCGAGCTGGACGACATGGGCAAGAACATTGGCGATCTCGCCGACTCTATTCATCTCTTCGACGTTCATGGTAAACAATATTATGCTGGTGCCGGCCCCGACATTCAATATTACGATGCGATCGTCATCATGCCGTTCGAGAAGCAAGGCGTTCCGGAGTGGGCGTTTTTCGTCGATCATCGTCGGCTGATCTGCAATTTGCAACTTGTCGATCCGGAAATGGGAACGGTTCTCGGAAATTTGGTCGTCCTGCTGGATCCGATCAAAGTGAATTCTTTATACGACTCCTACGACACGGGTTCTTTTTTCATTACGAGCGCAAGCAATGTCGTGTTATCCTCCGACCTTCAACGCTCAATCGGCGAGCTCCTTCCCTCGCCGGCGACGGGAGACACCATAACAACGGAAAGAGAATCGAAATGGACGGGCTTTAAATATGTAAGCCGCATTCCCGTTTCCGAAGCGAGCGCCGGAATCCGAAGGCTGGCCGTCTTCTCGGTCGCGGTCGCGCTTGCGTCCTGGATCGCGGTCATCGTCATTACCTATTACGTACTGCGAAAAATCACCAGCCCCTTGGCTACATTAAGCAAACTCATGCGCAAAGCGCAGAAAGAAAACTACCAGTTAATCGAAAACTTCGGGTCCCACGATGAGATCGCGCAGCTCTGTCATAGCTTTAATCGGATGATTCTGGAAACGAAGGAATTGATCCAGAAGGTCTATAAAGCAGAGCTTGAGCAGAAGGAGGCCCAATTGGCTGCGATCCGGACTTATTTCAACCCCCATTTTTTGCACAACACTCTGGAATACGTGAGCATTCTGGCCAAATCTAAAGAAAATATCGAACGGATCCCTTACGTCGTGAAAAGCTTGTCCAGCATTATTCGTTTTTCGATTTCGCCGGGGGAAGCTTTCGTTTCTCTGGACGTAGAGATGAAATTCGCGAAAACCTATATGCAAATCCATCAATATCGTTTCGAGGACCGATTCGAATACAGTATCGACTTGCCCGAACACTTGAAACGGCTCGAGGTTCCGAAGCTTATTCTTCAACCGATCATCGAAAATGCGTTCATTCACGGAATCGATCATATTCGCGGGGTAGGCCGAATCGATATCAGAGCTTATGAGAGCCAGTTTAATCTTGCGATCGAGATCGAGGACAACGGCGGTTCAGCACAAACGCATCCCCGCGTTTCCAAAGGGATGGGATCCGGCTTGAAAGGAATCGAATCCCGGATTAAGCTGCATTTCGGCGATCGTTATGGCATTGAGAAGCGGCAAGGCGAACGAGGGATGATCGTAACGCTGCTTTTGCCGATCCTATTGAACGAGTCAACGGATTTTTCATCGGAAAAGGGGATCCAAGCACCATGA